In a single window of the Thermus amyloliquefaciens genome:
- the rplT gene encoding 50S ribosomal protein L20, translated as MPRAKTGVVRRRKHKKILKLAKGYWGLRSKSFRKARETLFAAGNYAYAHRKRKKRDFRKLWIVRINAACRQHGLNYSSFIHGLKKAGVELDRKVLADLAVREPQAFAELVEKAKAARA; from the coding sequence ATGCCGCGCGCCAAAACCGGAGTCGTTCGCCGCAGGAAGCACAAGAAGATCCTCAAGCTGGCCAAGGGGTACTGGGGGCTCCGCTCCAAAAGCTTCCGCAAGGCCCGGGAAACCCTCTTCGCCGCGGGCAACTACGCCTATGCCCACCGCAAGCGCAAGAAGCGGGATTTCCGCAAGCTTTGGATCGTGCGCATCAACGCCGCCTGCCGCCAGCATGGCCTAAACTACTCCAGCTTTATCCACGGCCTGAAGAAGGCGGGGGTGGAGCTGGACCGCAAGGTGCTGGCCGATTTGGCGGTGCGGGAGCCCCAGGCCTTTGCCGAGCTGGTGGAGAAGGCCAAGGCGGCCCGCGCCTAG
- a CDS encoding COG2426 family protein, translating to MPPELYVILVAALPVVELRGAIPLGVALGLSPGKAFLLAFLGNLLVAPLALTLLPWAVALATRVPLLARAWEALEARVRLKGEEQVQRLGALGLFLFVAVPLPGTGAWSGAVLAVVLGLKKRYALLAISLGVLAAGLLVLLLTGGAVAGLNYLR from the coding sequence ATGCCGCCTGAGCTTTACGTGATCCTGGTGGCCGCCTTGCCGGTGGTGGAGCTTAGGGGGGCCATCCCCCTGGGGGTGGCCCTGGGGCTTTCCCCGGGGAAGGCTTTTCTCCTGGCCTTCCTGGGCAACCTCCTGGTGGCCCCCCTGGCCCTCACCCTCCTGCCCTGGGCGGTGGCCCTGGCCACCCGCGTGCCCCTTCTGGCCCGGGCGTGGGAGGCCCTCGAGGCCCGGGTGCGCCTAAAGGGGGAGGAGCAGGTGCAACGCCTGGGGGCCTTGGGCCTTTTCCTCTTCGTGGCCGTACCCTTGCCAGGAACCGGGGCCTGGAGCGGGGCGGTGCTTGCGGTGGTGCTGGGCCTGAAAAAGCGGTACGCCCTCCTGGCCATCTCCCTGGGGGTGCTGGCCGCTGGGCTTCTCGTCCTCCTGCTCACGGGCGGGGCGGTGGCCGGGCTAAACTACCTGCGATGA